The stretch of DNA ATCCTCCCTATTTGAGGGCAATGAGCTGGTCTCAGAAGCATGAGGAATCAGGCATGGCCGGGGTTCCAGATGTCTGTGGGCTCTGTGCAAGGAGGCACGGACCCACCTCAGAGAGCAGATCCCAGATCCCCTTCGCCGCCGGGGGTGTGGGCAGTCTTTACACCGAGTCTGTTGAGCTGCATCTTGCAAGGGGCTCGGTGAGAAAATCCAAAGGTTGCACCAAATAGAAGGTGCCCTATAGTTTGAAATAGAGGTTGAGGGGGGCCAGCATCCCACCAGCCCTTGGCCTCCCTCCCCACGCAGGTACCACATGGTGTAGGGAGAAGCCACCGTGTGGGACTGGAAAGCGGGGATTTCCTCACTTCACCTCCATGCGGCTACCAGCGGCCATCTCATTCCACCTCCAGTGACAGTGATGTCCCATCCCCATGTGAGGAAATACGTGTACTTTGTAACGCTTTAGATTTGTggccagtttttttcttttttctttttttttgaaagattttatttatttgagagcaagagagcaagcacgaactggggaaaagcagagggagagagaaggagaagccgactctctgctgagcagggagcctgacatggggttcgatcccaggacccttcagtcatgacccgagctgaaggcagatgcttaactgaccgagccaaccaggcatcccgaTTTGTGGCCAATTTCAAACGTAGAAGTAGAGAGAATCATGTAGCCGTGCCCCAGCTTCAGTAGAAACCAATTTAGAGCCAGTCAGCATCGCTGCATCCATCCTCCTTCTGCTGTCCACACCCAAGTTTATCGTTTCTCCAGTGAACACTGAGAAACGGGTCATGAAATCCTGGGGGGGGAGCGGTGCCCCTTTAGTGGCTCCCACAGAGCGCAGTGTGCGTGGagggctcctccctgcccctgcttggcCTGGCAGAGTGAGGAGACCGGGATGTCCCCAGCCTCCCGCGCGAGCGGTGCGCTAGCGCTCTGGCTCGGCTCAGGCCGCTTCTGCGGGTGCCATCCCCTCCTGTGTGCATCCAGCCCCCTGCTTACCGTGCAGCAAATACCGCTGGCTAGCCAGCCTGGCTGGAGCAGCGACTGGGTCTGTGCTGAGGGTCTCCCCAGGAGGAAAGGCCTTTCTACTTCTTAGTGCCTGCTCTTGGTTCTCATGTTGTGGGAAGACCCCAGAAAAGCCCTGGGAACTGGGGTTGGTGGTGAGGAGCATGTATCCCTGGGGTGTCCCACAGGTGTCCCATAGGTGTGAGCGCgaatgtgctttctctctccccatcctggAGCTGGGGGGTGCCTTGTTTAGGGATGCCGGAGACACTGGCTGGTGGAGCTGCCTGTGTGACGCTGACTTTCCTGTCTTATGGAGTGGATGTGATTATGGCCCTTGAGCCTCCAGTCTAGGATCTGCAAGCGCTCAGTGAGGTAGTTAAAGAGTCTTCTGGCCCTGCCTGCTCCCTGCACTTCCAGAGtggccctccccctctcctgaTACCTCCTTGCCCAGCTGCCTTGGGCACACCACCACCCTGCGGGCTCCTTGGCTAGGTGAGTAATTACTTCCAGTAAAGAGGGCAGTCCACTAGAGAATAAGTGGGCTGAAATGGTGAGCGGATCACATGGGACATCCTCATTGGTAGAAAGGGGAGGTAATATTTGGCTTCATTAATtgttacatatatacaaattaaaTTGCATCTACTGAAGGAGCCCTAAGGAGAAAATGAGAGACTTTGGGTGCTCAGGCATTCTTCATTTGTGAGTTCTGTCCCTTTTGGGAAAACCCTTTGGTTTTGAGAGGTATTCTTAGTTTTGTTCTTGTTGAGAACAAATCCCGAGGGAGATAGCCAACACCTGGCTCCTCCTGACAGCGGGAGGCTTGTATGTGGCCCCGGGACTCTGGCCACCAGAAGTGCCCAAAGGCCCCCACTGCGGGCAGTGCCGCGGGCTGCCCAGAAGCTTCTTCCCTATACAGGAACAGAGCAGCGTCTGTGCTGTGATTGTGGCACTTGCAGCCGGGTGCCAGGAGGGACCCAGGACGGGCCGAAGACAAGTGGTCTGTGGGTGTCGCTGCAGCAGTTTAGGTCCCATACGGTGGCCGAAGCTGAAAGGCGGGTCGGGGAGGAGCCTGCTCACTTCCCCACCATCTGCTCTTCCTCCTGGTGTCCTTGCTCATTCCACTGTCTTCACTCTggtcctttctctcccctccagaGCTTTGGTGCCATGTCACCATCTCCCTAGGTGCTAGGACGTCTGCTGTGGACACCCTGGGACAGGCCCACTCGGGTCCTGCCCTCTCTGTACGCATGCCTGGTCTGCCTTCCACTTGACACTGACTTCCCTGGCCCGAGGGCCTCGTACTGGGGCTTTGCAGGCCTGGAACCTGGTTGGGAGCCTCCTGATGGACATCTCATCCTAGGAGGCCTGGCTGCTTCCgtgtgggtgggtgtgttggGGAGGCTGGTTCAGGAGCTTCCATCTTGGCATGTCCAACCCAGGCAGAGCCACAGGCTGGCTGGGGTGACACTGCATATTGGGTCTGAGACCAGAGGCCAGGCTGGGCCTGGCGCTGCACAGACTCCTGCCTGTCGGGTGTGGTGAGCGTCAGGGCGCAGGGCCAGACTCCAAGGACACAGGAGCGTTTATGGGGGTCCGCTTCCTGGTCCTCAGGAGACTGACGGCACTTGGAATGCCCAGGTAGTGCTTCCCTCTCAGCGCTCCATGCCCTCACCATCGTCCCTTCAGGGTGGGGCAGAGCCAGAGGACTGAGCCCCCGGGACAGTCCTGAACTTGCAGGTAGCCAGGGCAGAAAGAGGTTAGGCAGAGGTAGCATTTTCCACAGGGCTGGGAGCCGGAGAGCCTGCTCCAAGCCAGACTGCACACGGCCTCAAGTGTGGGAGCTGCTCAGGCAGGACGGCGGGGCCTGCAGACGTCCCCTTGCCCACTCCACAGCTCCCAGGGGCGGCGGCTCCAACTGCGCCAGGTCTCTGGTGCTAGCTGGCTACCAGCCTCCGGGGTTGCCCAGGTGTTCTGCCTCCCCCCTCCTGTCTGGCAGCGGGACAGCGTCTGCCCAAGGACAAGGACAGTCTGTGCTGCCGAGCTCGCTCTGCAGGGACTGTGGTTCAGGAGTGTGTGGGGGCCCAGGGCTCTAAATATACCCGGGTGAGGTCACTGGGGTGGAGACAGGCCATGTGGCAGGCTCAGGACCCCATCAGGGCTGGAATCCCAGGGCTAGGGACAGGGAGTGGGTGGCCTTGCTGTCCCTGTTGTACTGGCCTCCTCACCGTGCGTTCTTCTCTTGCGCCAAGTCCCTGTCCGTGGCACGTCAAGGGCATGTGAAAGAAGGATGAAGAGTGTCTCCTCTCGGACCCCTTCCTGCAGTATAGCTTGGGCTAGATTTGGGGGGCCATCTGGATGTGTGCATTCTCGGGCACAGCCCTGAATGAGAACACTGTGAGGGGAGACCTCTGTTGCCAAGGGGTGGCTTGGGCCCCCTGGCAGAGGGGCAGCCTTGTGGGAGCCCTCTCTGGCACAGTGAGGGTCACGGGCGTGCTCTGTGGTCACTGCAGTTCACACTCAGAAGAGACAGAGAACCTGAGGCGGGTGGAGGtgacagctgccttcagctggaAATAAGGCAGATAAGCTGGGAATCCACATGGTCGGCAGAGTCGTAGTCAGCCCACGGATGTCTACATCCTAGTCCCCGGAAGCTGGCCATGTGGTACCTTGCATGGCAGGAGGGTGCACATGTGAGTGAGGGTGCAGACCTGCATGGCACAGGTGGGCCCAGCTGCAGCCCGTCATTAGAAGCGGGCcctttcctggctggctcagaggtGCAGTGGGAGGACTTGGGCCTGTTGCTGGCTTGGGAGCTTGTCCTGAGGTGCCATGAGCTGGGGAATGCAGCGCCCTCCTGAAGCTGGAAATGGCCTTCAGGTGACAGCCAGCCAGCAGGAAAAGGGGGCCCTCACTACAGCAAGGAGGATTAAGTCTTTCAGCACTGAAGGAGTAAGAAACCGCTCTCGAGAGCTTCCTGAAAGGAGGGCGGCATGCCTACACCTGGATCTCAGCCTAGGGGGACCCAAACCACACTCCTGCCCTCCAGAACTTAACATGATAAGTACATGCATGGTGTTAGAGCCACTCAGTTTGTGATCCTGTGTGATCATTCTGGCAGCAGAGGAAACCAGCACAtcagtgctggcaaggatgtgggaaacaggcttccccacCTTCCTCTCCTCCAACGGGCGTGGAATGGGGGCGGCCTCCCTGGCGTCTCAGTACAGTCATTCATGGCCACGGTGCCAGCAGCCCCTCTAGCAGCTCGTGTGTTAGCCCAGAATTGCCTCGAGTCAAGTTGAGCGTTGCAGCCTTGTTTGTGACAGTAAGTGGAAAAGGAGGGACACAGCACTGCTCAGTGgggccctccctccccctgagcccatcctggaaggAAGAGCTGAGGAGGTCTGTGGTGTTGGGTGTTTCTGATGTTAGTGAGAAAAAGTAAGGCATAGAgtcatgttttgctttttttttttttttcaagtgtgtgTTAAGTATATACACAAGCTTCTGTATGCAAGGAGTATTTTTGGGAAAGATACAGGGCAATACTGCAGTGGCTGGGTGGGAGATGTGCCTTTCCTTGTGCCCTTGCGCATGCCTGCCTAGCTTCGTTCCAGTGTGTGTGGGCGTGTGGTGTGCTCACTGTGCAGTCTTGGTTGGGTGGGGGGGTCTTGCTCAAGGCAAGGGCTCCCCTGTCTCGCCAGCCCACCAAAATCGCAGCTGTTTGGGGccggggggtggtgggggtggtgttGAGCCGCAGGAGCTTGCTTTCTCTTCTGGAGCCGAGCCCCTCACTAGGCGTGCTCCGTCGGCGTGCGCTCCTGGGCTGAGGTTTGCTTCTTGTGGTAAGCAGAAGTTCTTAATCTTCGTGAAGCCTAGTTTGGTCAGTATTTTTTCTTGGGCAGTTACTGCTTTGGGGGTTCTGAGAAATCTTTGTCTGCCCCAAGGTTGCAGAGATAACTGCCCTGTGACTTCTAAAAGACTGAGTTCTTGCTTTCatatttaggtctgtgattgGCCAGTGGCCAAGTCCATGACTGATCTTAAACTAAGTTTTGAGTATGCTCTGATGATCGGTGTGGCTGGATCATGGAGTGTGTTTTTTCCATGACTCCACTCCCTGTGCTCTGATCTTCGTCTTGTCGGTGCACTGAGGCCACAAGTGGCTCGTTTCTGTTActcttgaatttttctttctgctcctttgaCTCTTGGAAGGCACTGGTGTCATTATAACATTTGACTACATGACCTGCACCTTTGTGTGCCGTCCCCTCTTTGTAAAATGTGATGATAGTACCTTCCCCATGGGGTCGTTTGATTCCACAGAGCAGTGCCACGTGGAAACGTGGTGTGAGAGCAGGGCCTGGCCTACAGCGAACAGCAGACAAAGGATGGAATGGCTTGGTCAGCAGGTGTGCACCTGTGAGACTACCAGAGGCCATCACACCCTAGACTTGGCGGGACCCGGAATTCCCTGGTACTCTCAGATGCCACTTCTGCCGGTTGGTGGCCATGTCCGCAGGGTAGCCAGGATCTGCCGGTTGGTGGCCATGTCCACAGGGTAGCCTCTCCTGGCTTCCGTCTGCATTCCCGCATGCCTGCAAGAGCGGAGCACAGGGGCTGTCCTCTCCTCTTCACCTGGTGCCTGTTCTGTGTGCTGGCCCAGGGTTTCTGTGTTCAGATACATACAGATCCTCGGGGCCATGTGGTATCCGTCTTCTCCCACTCTGTTGCATCTTGGCGTCTTGGGATAAGCTTATACAAAGAGTCTTTTAATGTAGCCAAATTGATTGGATTACTGCATGCAGTCGTTCCTTGGAGATACTGTGGGTTGGGCTCCAGACCACCAACTATCACAGTAAATGGAGGCAAATGAAGTTTCTGGTTTCCCAGTGCACATAAGAATGGTGTTTTCACTATActgtagtctgttaagtgtgtaaTAGTATTATATCTAAAAAGCCAATGaatataccttaatttaaaaatactttattattggggcatctgggtgacatAGTTAactccaactcttaatttcaacccaggtcatggtctcaggatcatgagattgagtcccgcgttgggctccacgctgggcatggagcctgctcaagagtctttttctccctctccctcccctgcgcTCTAAAACAAAAAAGCCCCCCAAAATCTCATTactaaaaaaatgctaaccatcatctcaTTTTTCAGCAAATCCTAACCTTTTGCTGATGGAACGTCCTGCCTCCATAGCGATGGCTGCTGACCGCTGAGGTGGCTGTGGCAGCTTCTTAAAATAAGGCAGCAGTGAAGTTTGCTGCATCAATTGGCTCTGCCTTTCACCAACAGTTTCTCCATAGCATGCGATGCTGTTTATTAGCGTTTGACACACAGTAGGACTTCTTTCAGAATGGGAGTCTGTCCTCTCAAATGCTGCCACTGCCTTATCAGCTCGTTTTCTATAATACTCTCCGCCCTTTGTGGTCATTTCCAGTCTTCACGGCATCTTCACCACGAGTACATTCCAGCTCAGGAAACCATGCTCTGTGCTCATCCAttagaagcaactcctcatcccTTCAAGATTCAGCGTGAAGTTGGAGCAATTCAGTCCCATTGTCAGGCTCCACTTCTGATTCTAGTTCTTTGGCTGTTTCCATCACACCTGCGGTTACTTCCTCCACTGACGTCTTGAACCCTCAGAcatccatgagggttggaatcCACTGCTTCCAGACTCCTGTTCATGTTCATATTTTGATCTCTTCccaatggcatctagaatggtaaaccctttccagaaagttttcaatttactttgcccagatgcGTCAGAGGAATGACTATGTATGGTAGCTATAGCCTTACAAAGTGTACTTCTTAAATAATcagacttgaaagttgaaatgacTCCTCAGTCCATGGTGTGCATTGGGTGTTGTGACAGCAGGTATGAAAACGACATTAATCTCGTGGCACATGCCAGAGCTCTAGGGTGACCAcgtgcattgtcaatgagcagtaataCTTTGAAAAGAATCTTTCTTCCTGAGCAGTAAGTCTCAACAGACTTAAAGTAGTCTGTAAACCATGTTACAAATTCATGTGCTGTCACCAGGCTTCGTTGTTCCCTTTCTAGAGCACAGACTGAGTAGATTTAGCAaaattcttaagggccctaggattttccAAGTGGTAAATAAGCATTGGCTTCAACTTGGTCCCCAGCCGCATTAGCCCCcaacaagagagtcagcctgtcctttgaagctttgcaGCTGGGCATTGGCTTCTCTCTGCAAGTCCTGGGCGGCATCTTCTTCCAGTAGAAGGCTGTCTCGTGTGCACTGACAGTTTGCTGAGTAGCGTCGTCACCTTCGTGAATCGTCTTCAGCCGCCTCTTCCGGGTCCCTTGCTACAGCTTCTACGTCAGCACCTGCTGTTTCACGGGCACTTTCAGGTTATGAAGTTGGTTTCTTTCCTTGAACCTCATGAGCCAACCTCTGCTAGTCTCAGACTTTGCTTCTGCAGCTTCCCCAGCTGTCTgagccttcacagaattgaagagagttagggccttgctctggactAGGCTTTGGATTAAAGGAACGTggtggtttgatcttctatccagaccactcagACTTGGTCCCTATCAGCAAGAAGGCGGTTTCGCTTTCTTACCACCCATGTTTGTTCACTAGGCTAGCACTTGAATTTCTTTCAAGAACTTTCTTTGCCTTCACAGCTTGGCTAAGTGTTTGACACAAGAGGCGTAGCTTTTGGCCTATGTCTTGGTTTTGGGACACACCTTCCTCACTAAAtgtaatcatttctagcttttgatttaaagtgagaggtgTGTGACTCTCCCTTCCACTTGAACACGTAGCGGCCATTGTAGCGTTATCATTTGGCTGATTTTCACCactgttgtgtctcagggaacagggaggccaagaagaagagagagagaggagtggctGGAGCCACTGTGGAGTGGCTCCacagtggagcagtcagaacacacacacagagtgccaGCGAAGTCTGCCATCTTCTTTGGATGCAGTTTTTGGCatccaaaagaaaacaatcaCAGTCGTAACAGCAagaatcactgatcacagatcaccgtAACAgatataatagtaaaaaaatcagaaatattatGAGAACTataaaaatgtgacacagagatggACACAGGGTGAGCAAAAGCTGTTGGAAAAGTGGCATCACCAGACTCACTCAAATGCAGGGCTGCCACAGACCTTGGATTGTAGCAAACACAGTATCTATGAAGTGTAGTGGAGCTAAGAGCAACAACAGGAGATGCGCCTTTACTGATTTTTAAGCTCCATGTGTTTTATTGGATAAATCGTTTGGCACCTTGCCCCCATGATGCTAGAGTAGAACACCTCTGCCAGCTCAGGAGCAGAACTTATCACAAATGTCATGGATCTCAGCCGTGTGACCACCACTTGGGCCGGTGGGCATGGCCATGGACAGGCTCGTAGCCCACTGCACCCCGTGCACTAGAGGCAGCGGATGGGAGGGTGGGCACTGGGTGCCTTGTCGGCTTCAGGAGCGGGTAGGAGATGGCATGGGGTAAGAGCTTGGGTGTGGCGACTCCGCTGGCtcttggggagggagaggcctgAGCAGCTGGCAcggggagaagagcagagaccTGACAAGTGGCTCTTGTTTCCTAGATCCGGAACATGGTGGCGGTGCTGGAAGTCATCTCCAGCCTGGAGAAATACCCCATTACCAAAGAGGCACTGGAGGTGAGTGTCCCCAGACCCAACATTGGGAAGAGAAGGGTAGGCAGGGCCTGGGCTTCCCCAACCCAAGTCCTTCTGGGTTCCTTGGAGCCTTTGCTTTCACTGCCCAGGTGAGGATTTAGTAGTGCTGAGGGAGGGGTGTACGTACCCTCCTGGCCTAGACTGGGGCATCTTCCCATGGGCATTGCAGGAATTGGGTGGTTTTAGTCCTGGGTTGGGAGGCATGCCTGGCTGGAGGGGACAGGAGTTGGGGGTGCTCCAGTGAGCGATGCTGGCTCAGGCCCTCCCGTCTGTCATTGTCTTTGCCATAGTGTGCTTTCACCCAAAGACCTTCCCTGGCAGAGTGTCCTTGCACTGGCCTTGATGATCCACAGCCTCTAGGTTGCCAGGAGCCTTTGGGATGGTGCTTCTGAAGATGCCGCCTGTGGCCCTGGGACTCTGAAGTTTGAGGACTAGATTTGAGAAGTTAGAGGTCACAAAGGACCCCAACTCCCCATGGGTTTTGTTATCTAGGAACTCTGGGGCTTAAGGGGCAGTGGGATTAATCCAGAGGCCCAGGGTCCTCAGCTCCCTTTCCATGGGGGACTTCTTGTCCCAAAGCATGtcattgtctctctctggttGTAGGAAACTCGACTTGGGAAGCTCATCAACGACGTCCGCAAGAAAACGAAGAACGAGGAGCTCGCCAAGCGGGCCAAGAAGCTGCTGCGGAGCTGGCAGAAGCTCATTGAGCCTGTCCACCAGAATGAGGCGGCGCTGCGGGGGCTGGCGGGCGGCACCGGCTCTGCCAACGGGGGTGCTCACAACTGCCggccagaggtgggggtggcCGGCACTCCCAAGAGCATCCATGACCTGAAGAACCGCAACGACATCCAGAGGCTACCTGGACAGCGGCTGGACAGGCTGGGCAGCCGCAAGCGCCGGGGAGATCAGCGTGACCTTGGCCACCCCGGGCCACCTCCCAAGGTCTCCAAAGCCAGCCATGACTCTCTGGTACCCAActcatcccccctccccaccaacggGATCGGCGGGAGCCCTGAGAGcttcccaggcaccctggacGGCAGCGGGCACGCGGGCCCCGAGGGCAGCCGCCTGGAGCACGGCGAGAGCGACAAGCACAGCGGCAAGATCCCCGTCAATGCCGTGCGGCCGCACACCAGCTCCCCAGGTCTGGGCAAGCCCCCTGGCCCCTGCTTGCAGACAAAGGCTGGGGTGCTGCAGCAGATGGACCAGGTGGATGAGACTCCAGGTCCCCCTCACCCCAAGGGGCCGCTTCGCTGCTCTTTCAGTCCCCGGAACTCACGGCACGAGGGCTCCTTTGCCCGGCAGCGGAGCCCGTACACGCCCaagggctccatgcccagcccctCTCCACGGCCCCAGGCGCTTGATGCCACACAGGTGCCATCACCACTTCCACTGGCCCAGCCGTCCACACCACCCGTGAGGCGGCTCGAGCTGCTGTCCAgtgcagagagcccggtgcgctGGCTGGAGCAGCCTGAGGGCCACCAGCGGCTGTCAGGGCAGGGTTGCAAGGTGGGGCTGCCTCCCTCCGAGCCCCACCTTCCCCGGG from Neovison vison isolate M4711 chromosome 6, ASM_NN_V1, whole genome shotgun sequence encodes:
- the MED26 gene encoding mediator of RNA polymerase II transcription subunit 26, which encodes MTAAPASPQQIRDRLLQAIDPQSNIRNMVAVLEVISSLEKYPITKEALEETRLGKLINDVRKKTKNEELAKRAKKLLRSWQKLIEPVHQNEAALRGLAGGTGSANGGAHNCRPEVGVAGTPKSIHDLKNRNDIQRLPGQRLDRLGSRKRRGDQRDLGHPGPPPKVSKASHDSLVPNSSPLPTNGIGGSPESFPGTLDGSGHAGPEGSRLEHGESDKHSGKIPVNAVRPHTSSPGLGKPPGPCLQTKAGVLQQMDQVDETPGPPHPKGPLRCSFSPRNSRHEGSFARQRSPYTPKGSMPSPSPRPQALDATQVPSPLPLAQPSTPPVRRLELLSSAESPVRWLEQPEGHQRLSGQGCKVGLPPSEPHLPRAGFSPDSSKADSDAASSGGSDSKKKKRYRPRDYTVNLDGQVAEAGVKPVRLKERKLTFDPMTRQIKPLTQKEPVRADSPVHTEQPRTELDKPEAKASVQSPFEQTNWKELSRNEIIQSYLSRQSSLLSSSGAQTPGAHHFMSEYLKQEESTRRGARKPHVLVPHSAPTDLPGLNREVTQDDLDRIQAHQWPGVNGCQDTQGNWYDWTQCISLDPHGDDGRLNILPYVCLD